In a genomic window of Flavobacterium crassostreae:
- a CDS encoding helix-turn-helix domain-containing protein, whose protein sequence is MTKKERKLSFVMRVKQIIEPVLVRLETIDSKISGLGKGGVPPVYYRNEDLKKIFGLSSNTIIKYRQTGILPFTKLGDIFLYDAAKIDKILDENNG, encoded by the coding sequence ATGACAAAAAAAGAAAGAAAACTCTCTTTTGTAATGAGAGTAAAACAGATAATAGAGCCTGTACTGGTGAGACTGGAAACAATTGATTCAAAAATCAGCGGATTGGGTAAAGGCGGGGTACCACCTGTATATTACAGAAATGAAGATTTAAAAAAGATATTTGGATTGTCTAGCAATACTATTATAAAATACAGACAGACAGGAATACTCCCATTTACTAAACTGGGGGATATATTTCTGTACGATGCAGCAAAAATAGATAAAATTCTTGACGAAAATAATGGCTAA
- a CDS encoding exonuclease domain-containing protein: MKKMEYAIVDIETTGGNARGSRITEIAIIIHNGTEIIERFETLVNPQKEIPIPIFALTGINNEMVKNAPLFDAISERVLELLTDRIFVAHNVNFDYSFVRHELEASGFKWTAKKLCTVRAARKIKPGLASYSLGRLCKSLDIPLENRHRAGGDADATTILFELLLESDEDKVIDQMIKKTAQDQRLPPNLHPDDFNNLPDKPGVYYFYNEFKKVIYVGKAINIKKRVTTHFTGHSVNAQRQNFLRDIHAISFEVCATELMALILECTEIKKLWPAYNRALKKYEPKYGLYQYEARNGYKYLGIGKVTKFQENLEHFSSLYEGINLLQSLARQFEIDYRFCKYDTTTSVGSVGIVKDPNVLNLPDVENHNEKVENAIDFLKSNKQTFGIIEKGRTEDERSCIWVENGHFYGMGYFSTDEAITDPSELKNTVTLYKSNQYIMQLILKYSEKNPRKLFPIQ; the protein is encoded by the coding sequence TGAAAAAGATGGAATACGCAATCGTAGATATTGAAACAACAGGCGGAAACGCTCGTGGCAGCCGCATTACCGAAATTGCAATAATCATTCACAATGGAACAGAAATTATAGAACGTTTCGAAACACTCGTGAATCCCCAAAAAGAAATACCAATTCCCATTTTTGCCCTAACAGGCATCAACAATGAAATGGTCAAAAATGCACCACTTTTTGATGCTATTTCCGAAAGAGTTTTAGAATTACTCACAGACCGAATTTTTGTAGCACACAATGTAAATTTTGATTATTCCTTTGTTCGTCACGAATTAGAAGCGTCAGGTTTTAAATGGACCGCTAAAAAACTATGTACCGTCAGAGCAGCTAGAAAAATTAAACCAGGACTTGCGTCCTACAGTCTGGGTAGACTGTGCAAATCATTAGACATTCCATTAGAAAACCGTCACCGTGCAGGTGGCGATGCAGATGCCACAACTATACTGTTTGAACTTTTACTTGAATCGGATGAAGATAAAGTAATAGACCAAATGATTAAGAAAACAGCACAAGATCAACGACTACCTCCAAATCTCCATCCTGATGATTTTAACAACTTACCCGATAAACCAGGAGTATATTACTTCTACAACGAATTCAAGAAAGTAATATATGTAGGCAAAGCCATTAACATAAAAAAGAGAGTAACAACCCATTTCACAGGGCACAGTGTAAATGCCCAAAGGCAAAACTTTTTAAGGGACATACACGCAATTTCGTTTGAAGTCTGTGCCACGGAACTGATGGCATTAATACTAGAATGCACCGAAATCAAAAAGCTTTGGCCAGCCTACAATAGAGCATTAAAAAAGTACGAACCTAAATACGGTTTATACCAATACGAAGCACGCAATGGGTATAAATATCTAGGTATCGGAAAAGTAACAAAGTTTCAAGAGAACCTCGAGCATTTTAGCAGTTTGTATGAAGGTATTAATCTACTACAAAGCTTGGCAAGACAATTTGAAATCGATTACCGTTTTTGCAAATACGATACAACTACTTCAGTAGGATCAGTAGGAATAGTAAAAGACCCAAATGTTTTGAATTTACCCGATGTAGAAAATCACAATGAAAAAGTAGAAAATGCTATTGACTTTTTAAAAAGCAACAAACAAACCTTTGGAATAATAGAAAAAGGCAGAACCGAAGACGAACGCAGCTGTATTTGGGTAGAAAACGGACATTTCTACGGAATGGGATATTTTTCAACAGATGAAGCAATAACTGATCCTTCAGAATTAAAAAATACCGTTACTCTATACAAAAGCAACCAATACATAATGCAACTCATTTTAAAATATTCAGAAAAAAATCCTAGAAAATTATTTCCCATACAATAG